The Palaeococcus ferrophilus DSM 13482 genome includes a window with the following:
- a CDS encoding TRASH domain-containing protein codes for MTLDELDLKLIYLLMDNSRLSISELAERLGVSRPTVRARLEKLEKEGMIQGYTIKLNPDLLRAHNVVALIVKTDEPDKMKGFEEIIEINRFTSRKYLIKIAVESMEELRKVIEGAGFEVLEIMPILESIEKKTPPKVKVPFKCDYCGKEIVGEPIVYKYRNKVYFFCCPTCFREFRKTRENLEKLKNPEGHHEH; via the coding sequence ATGACACTGGATGAACTGGACCTAAAGCTTATCTACCTCCTGATGGACAATTCGAGACTCAGCATCTCCGAACTGGCCGAGAGGCTTGGCGTAAGCAGGCCCACGGTAAGGGCAAGGCTGGAGAAGCTTGAGAAGGAAGGGATGATACAGGGCTACACGATAAAGCTCAACCCCGACCTGCTCAGGGCCCACAACGTCGTTGCCCTAATCGTAAAAACGGACGAACCGGATAAGATGAAGGGTTTTGAGGAGATAATCGAGATAAACCGCTTCACGAGCAGAAAGTACCTGATAAAGATCGCGGTTGAGAGCATGGAGGAGTTGAGGAAAGTCATTGAGGGGGCAGGTTTTGAGGTGCTCGAGATAATGCCAATACTGGAGAGCATAGAGAAAAAGACCCCACCCAAGGTCAAGGTGCCCTTTAAGTGCGACTACTGCGGGAAGGAGATAGTGGGCGAGCCCATCGTTTACAAATACCGCAACAAGGTGTACTTCTTCTGCTGCCCGACGTGCTTCAGGGAGTTCAGGAAGACGAGGGAGAACCTGGAAAAGCTAAAGAACCCCGAGGGACACCATGAGCATTGA